A genome region from Nicotiana tabacum cultivar K326 chromosome 13, ASM71507v2, whole genome shotgun sequence includes the following:
- the LOC107805567 gene encoding uncharacterized protein LOC107805567 isoform X1: protein MKPSKNENEVASIVKATTKYAFVAPGAIGKGRGRGLKSIYSLGVSGPDILSSQSTDQVMQYNQIVETSAVAKGRGRGLRSLCSLGVSGLGPTNKNSLVLKKGHVQTDIPSFSSIDDVMQYIQQNSMSAPGKGRGQELRSMCSLEEYENEERSFHQNAHYASQSMSRPSKSTMFAAQGLRTMNKNPLVHDKENMKTNIMFSPSDDQVMQSTQKVETSTLGKGRRRELRSMCSFEESENEERSFHHNAHYASQSMSRPSKSTRLDTTMFAAQGVQTKNKNSLVHDKENMQSDIPFSPSIDQVMQSTQTVETSSCAAEKVKKVRGSNKCREVASLEVGEKLKVIFYNNRTVGKNSNLFSRHLGKIVHDCNICPLGVSSWDRIKEEKLNHMWAAVTATGWIILVYSLIPLFLPFLELNY from the exons ATGAAACCTTCAAAGAATGAAAATGAGGTGGCATCCATTGTGAAAGCTACTACCAAATATGCATTTGTTGCACCAGGTGCTATAGGGAAGGGACGAGGGAGAGGGCTTAAATCTATATACTCTTTAGGGGTATCTGGACCAGATATTCTATCCTCTCAGTCTACTGATCAAGTTATGCAGTACAACCAAATTGTTGAAACGA GTGCAGTAGCGAAGGGACGAGGGCGAGGGCTTAGATCTCTGTGTTCTTTAGGGGTATCTGGACTGGGACCAACGAATAAAAATTCATTGGTTCTTAAGAAAGGGCATGTGCAAACTGATATTCCATCTTTTTCATCTATTGATGATGTTATGCAATACATCCAACAAAATTCAATGA GTGCTCCAGGGAAGGGACGAGGGCAAGAACTTAGATCTATGTGCTCCCTTGAAGAGTATGAAAATGAGGAGCGATCCTTCCATCAGAATGCTCATTATGCCAGTCAAAGTATGTCAAGACCTTCTAAGAGCACCATGTTTGCTGCTCAAGGATTGCGAACAATGAATAAAAACCCTTTGGTTCATGACAAAGAGAATATGAAAACTAATATTATGTTTTCTCCTTCTGATGATCAAGTTATGCAATCCACCCAAAAAGTGGAAACAA GTACTCTAGGGAAAGGACGAAGGCGAGAGCTTAGATCTATGTGCTCCTTTGAAGAGTctgaaaatgaggaacgatccttTCATCATAATGCTCATTATGCAAGTCAAAGCATGTCAAGACCTTCTAAGAGTACAAGATTAGACACAACCATGTTTGCCGCTCAAGGAGTGCAAACAAAGAATAAAAATTCTTTGGTTCATGACAAAGAGAATATGCAATCTGATATTCCATTTTCTCCTTCTATTGATCAAGTTATGCAGTCCACCCAAACAGTTGAAACAA GTTCATGTGCTGCTGAAAAGGTAAAAAAGGTTCGAGGAAGTAACAAATGCAGAGAAGTTGCATCACTTGAAGTTGGAGAGAAGCTAAAAGTAATATTTTACAATAATCGAACAGTTGGAAAGAATAGCAATCTATTTTCGAGGCACTTGGGAAAAATAGTTCATGACTGTAATATATGTCCACTGGGAGTATCATCGTGGGATCGCATTAAGGAGGAAAAGTTAAATCACATGTGGGCAGCTGTTACGGCAACTGGATGGATTATTCTAGTTTATTCTTTGATTCCTCTTTTCTTACCATTCTTGGAACTTAATTATTGA